A genome region from Ptiloglossa arizonensis isolate GNS036 chromosome 4, iyPtiAriz1_principal, whole genome shotgun sequence includes the following:
- the LOC143145263 gene encoding putative choline-phosphate cytidylyltransferase isoform X2 produces MSRKRAREETMLNSTSSSNIQNGEDASCSSIFKEAPFSDDPEALAERNACDYNIRITLKMAKGGKAPRKVRVYADGIYDLFHQGHARQLLQAKNIFPNVYLIVGVCNDELTHSKKGRTVMTDIERYDAVRHCRYVDEVVRDAPWELDDEFLTKHKIDFVAHDDIPYMTDNSTDVYAALKAKGMFVATQRTEGVSTSDIVARIVKDYDMYVRRNLARGYSAKELNVSFLSEKKFRLQNKFDDLKDKGKRVIENIGEKRIDMISKWEEKSRDFIDAFLLLFGREGRLSTIWNESKGRLMQALSPPASPKRDGSPNGSNSSNNDEDQISPPPKKTGRFEFSRNNYYLSDDYSDDEVENLYSK; encoded by the exons ATGTCTAGAAAGCGTGCTAGAGAAGAAACTATGTTGAATTCTACATCatcttcaaatattcaaaatggaGAAGATGCATCTTGTTCT TCGATTTTTAAGGAAGCTCCCTTTAGCGATGATCCTGAAGCACTTGCTGAAAGGAATGCATGTGATTATAATATCCGTATTACATTAAAAATGGCAAAAGGTGGTAAAG CTCCTAGAAAAGTCAGAGTATATGCAGATGGTATTTATGATTTATTTCATCAAGGACATGCACGACAACTCTTacaagcaaaaaatattttccctaaTGTATACCTGATTGTGGGAg TTTGTAATGATGAACTAACACACAGTAAGAAAGGGAGAACTGTCATGACAGATATTGAAAGGTATGATGCAGTAAGACATTGTCGATATGTTGATGAAGTAGTTAGAGATGCTCCTTGGGAATTGGATGATGAATTTCTTACAAAACATAAG ATTGACTTTGTAGCGCATGATGACATACCCTACATGACAGATAATAGTACAGACGTTTATGCTGCACTAAAAGCTAAAGGCATGTTTGTAGCCACACAAAGGACAGAAGGAGTATCCACATCAGATATTGTAGCCAGAATAGTTAAAGATTATGATATGTATGTAAGAAGAAACCTTGCACGAGGTTATAGTGCCAAAGAACTTAATGTTTCGTTTCTCAGT GAAAAGAAATTCCGGTTACAAAATAAATTCGACGATTTAAAAGATAAAGGTAAACGTGTCATAGAAAATATTGGTGAAAAGCGTATAGATATGATTAGCAAATGGGAAGAAAAATCTCGAGATTTTATCGATGCTTTTCTACTATTATTTGGCAGAGAGGGCAGATTG TCAACAATTTGGAACGAAAGTAAAGGTCGTTTGATGCAAGCGCTATCTCCTCCTGCAAGTCCAAAAAGGGATGGCAGTCCAAATGGCAGTAATAGCAGCAATAATGATGAAGATCAGATAAG
- the LOC143145263 gene encoding putative choline-phosphate cytidylyltransferase isoform X1, with amino-acid sequence MSRKRAREETMLNSTSSSNIQNGEDASCSMVTMTWGTNRTSNNDSGQISLKKYNSEISIFHKELPSIFKEAPFSDDPEALAERNACDYNIRITLKMAKGGKAPRKVRVYADGIYDLFHQGHARQLLQAKNIFPNVYLIVGVCNDELTHSKKGRTVMTDIERYDAVRHCRYVDEVVRDAPWELDDEFLTKHKIDFVAHDDIPYMTDNSTDVYAALKAKGMFVATQRTEGVSTSDIVARIVKDYDMYVRRNLARGYSAKELNVSFLSEKKFRLQNKFDDLKDKGKRVIENIGEKRIDMISKWEEKSRDFIDAFLLLFGREGRLSTIWNESKGRLMQALSPPASPKRDGSPNGSNSSNNDEDQISPPPKKTGRFEFSRNNYYLSDDYSDDEVENLYSK; translated from the exons ATGTCTAGAAAGCGTGCTAGAGAAGAAACTATGTTGAATTCTACATCatcttcaaatattcaaaatggaGAAGATGCATCTTGTTCT ATGGTGACAATGACTTGGGGGACCAATAGGACATCAAATAATGACTCAGGTCAAATTTCactgaaaaaatataatagtgaaatttctattttccaCAAAGAACTTCCA TCGATTTTTAAGGAAGCTCCCTTTAGCGATGATCCTGAAGCACTTGCTGAAAGGAATGCATGTGATTATAATATCCGTATTACATTAAAAATGGCAAAAGGTGGTAAAG CTCCTAGAAAAGTCAGAGTATATGCAGATGGTATTTATGATTTATTTCATCAAGGACATGCACGACAACTCTTacaagcaaaaaatattttccctaaTGTATACCTGATTGTGGGAg TTTGTAATGATGAACTAACACACAGTAAGAAAGGGAGAACTGTCATGACAGATATTGAAAGGTATGATGCAGTAAGACATTGTCGATATGTTGATGAAGTAGTTAGAGATGCTCCTTGGGAATTGGATGATGAATTTCTTACAAAACATAAG ATTGACTTTGTAGCGCATGATGACATACCCTACATGACAGATAATAGTACAGACGTTTATGCTGCACTAAAAGCTAAAGGCATGTTTGTAGCCACACAAAGGACAGAAGGAGTATCCACATCAGATATTGTAGCCAGAATAGTTAAAGATTATGATATGTATGTAAGAAGAAACCTTGCACGAGGTTATAGTGCCAAAGAACTTAATGTTTCGTTTCTCAGT GAAAAGAAATTCCGGTTACAAAATAAATTCGACGATTTAAAAGATAAAGGTAAACGTGTCATAGAAAATATTGGTGAAAAGCGTATAGATATGATTAGCAAATGGGAAGAAAAATCTCGAGATTTTATCGATGCTTTTCTACTATTATTTGGCAGAGAGGGCAGATTG TCAACAATTTGGAACGAAAGTAAAGGTCGTTTGATGCAAGCGCTATCTCCTCCTGCAAGTCCAAAAAGGGATGGCAGTCCAAATGGCAGTAATAGCAGCAATAATGATGAAGATCAGATAAG
- the Karybeta3 gene encoding karyopherin beta 3, with protein sequence MAADLDHFQQLLNILLSTDNDARTRAEEAYNNLPVESKVTFLLTSLCNATLAEEMRAMAAVLLRRFFSSEFMDFYTKISPEAQTQLKEQILLSVQNEQTETIRRKVCEVAAEVARNLIDEDGNNQWPEFLQFLFQCANSPLPALKESALRMFTSVPGVFGNQQANYLDLIKQMLQQSIMDSTNFEVRFQAVRAIGAFIILHDKEENIQKHFSELLPAVIQVTAQSVEEHTDDSLLKVLIDLAGSTPKFLRLQLETIMEMCMKIFSNEDMSDSWRQLALEVLVTLAETAPAMVRKVGGKYIASLVPLVLKMMTDIEEDEKWSFSDEIVDEDNDSNNVAAESALDRLACGLGGKTMLPQIIQNIPSMLNNSDWKYRHAALMAISAVGEGCHKQMETILPQIMDGVIQYLQDPHPRVRYAACNAVGQMSTDFAPTFENKFHDKVIPGLLMVLDDNANPRVQAHAGAALVNFSEDCPKHILTPYLDAIMAQLESILTAKFQELVEKGTKLVLEQVVTTIASVADTCEEQFVTYYDRLMPCLKYIIQNANQQEHKMLRGKTIECVSLIGLAVGPDKFIADASEVMDMLLKTHSEGDLPDDDPQTSYLISAWARICKILGKLFEQYLPLVMGPVLRTAAMKPEVALLDNEDMEGIEDLDWEFISLGEQQNFGIKTAGLEDKASACEMLVCYARELKEGFADYAEEVVRLMVPMLKFYFHDGVRTAAAASLPYLLDCAKIKGPQYLEGMWAYIYPDLLKAIDTEPESDVLLELLYSLARCIETLGAGCLETQPMADLLHILDKLLNKHFERAVARLEKRKDEDYDEVVEEQLADEDDEDVYTLSKIADIVHAALTTHKSSFFPFFDQICGHFAKLLSPERSWSDHQWALCIFDDVIQYGGPDCAKYQEYFLRPMIQYVSDKSAEVRQAAAYGCGVLGQYGGEAFAQACAEALPRLMEVINDPESRSPENVNPTENAISAVTKILKYNNKAINVDEILPHWLSWLPVVQDEDEAPYVYGYLCDLIEANHVAVLGPNNANLPRLISFFAEALHKDAVSTDNSVMGRILSIVRQIENNESMFQACINALTADQQQALHKALRAQPTN encoded by the exons ATGGCGGCAGACCTTGATCATTTTCAACAGCTTTTAAACATACTTCTTAGCACGGATAATGATGCCAGAACACGAGCAGAG GAGGCATATAACAATCTCCCAGTGGAAAGCAAGGTGACATTTCTTTTAACTTCATTATGCAATGCCACCCTTGCAGAAGAGATGCGTGCTATGGCTGCTGTTTTATTacgtcgttttttttcttcagaGTTTATGGACTTTTACACTAAA attTCACCAGAAGCACAGACTCAgttaaaagaacaaattttattatctgTTCAAAATGAACAGACAGAAACTATTCGACGTAAAGTTTGTGAGGTTGCAGCTGAAGTTGCACGAAATTTAATTGATGAAGATGGTAATAATCAATGGCCAGAATTTCTGCAGTTCTTATTCCAGTGTGCAAATAGTCCTCTACCAGCGCTAAAAGAAAGTGCACTTCGAATGTTCAC atcCGTCCCAGGTGTATTTGGAAATCAACAGGCAAACTATCTTGACCTTATCAAACAAATGTTACAACAATCTATCATGGATTCTACAAATTTTGag GTCAGATTTCAAGCAGTAAGAGCAATTGGggcctttattattttacacgataaagaagaaaatatacagAAACACTTCTCAGAATTACTACCTGCAGTTATACAAGTAACTGCTCAGTCAGTAGAAGAACATACCGATGATTCTCTTCTGAAAGTTTTAATTGATTTGGCAGGATCAACGCCTAAATTCTTGAGATTACAACTAGAGACTATAATGGAAATgtgtatgaaaatattttctaatgaaGATATGTCAGACTCATGGAGACAATTAGCATTAGAAGTATTAGTAACATTAGCAGAAACTGCTCCTGCAATGGTACGTAAAGTAGGCGGAAAATATATTGCATCTCTAGTACCATTAGTTCTAAAGATGATGACTGACATTGAAGAAGATGAAAAATGGAGTTTTTCTGATGAAATTGTTGATGAGGACAATGATAGTAAtaatgttgctgctgaaagtgcTTTAGACAGATTAGCATGTGGATTGGGTGGTAAAACAATGTTACcacaaattattcaaaatattcctTCAATGTTGAATAACAGTGATTGGAAATATAG gCATGCAGCTCTTATGGCAATCTCAGCTGTTGGTGAAGGTTGTCATAAACAAATGGAAACAATATTACCTCAAATCATGGATGGAGTTATACAATATTTACAAGATCCT CATCCTCGTGTAAGATATGCCGCTTGCAATGCAGTAGGACAGATGTCAACTGATTTTGCACCgacatttgaaaataaattccatgATAAAGTTATTCCTGGATTATTGATGGTTTTGGATGATAATGCAAACCCAAGAGTTCAAGCTCATGCAGGAGCAGCACTTGTAAATTTCAGTGAGGATTGTCCAAAACATATATTGACACCATATTTAGATGCTATTATGGCCCAATTAGAATCAATACTTACTGCTAAATTCCAAGAATTAGTTGAAAAAGGCACTAAACTTGTTCTTGAACAA GTTGTTACAACTATTGCATCTGTAGCTGATACTTGTGAAGAACAGTTTGTAACATATTATGATAGGCTAATGCCATGTTTAAAGTATATCATTCAAAATGCTAATCAACAAGAGCACAAAATGCTACGTGGTAAAACAATTGAATGTGTGAGCCTTATAGGGCTTGCAGTTGGACCTGATAAG TTTATTGCAGATGCCAGTGAAGTTATGGATATGTTATTAAAAACGCATTCAGAAGGAGATCTTCCAGATGATGATCCGCAAACAAGTTATCTCATATCTGCGTGGGCTCGAATTTGCAAAATTCTTG GTAAATTATTTGAACAGTATTTGCCATTGGTAATGGGTCCAGTTTTACGTACAGCTGCCATGAAACCTGAAGTTGCTTTACTGGACAATGAAGATATGGAAGGCATAGAAGATCTTGACTGGGAATTCATTTCTCTTGGAGAACAACAAAACTTCGGAATTAAAACAGCTGGCTTGGAGGATAAAGCTTCTGCTTGTGAAATGTTAGTTTGTTATGCTCGAGAATTGAAAGAAGGCTTTGCAGATTATGCCGAAGAAGTAGTGCGGCTAATGGTTCCTATGTTGAAATTTTACTTCCACGATGGCGTTAGAACGGCAGCTGCGGCAAGTTTACCTTATCTCCTTGACTGTGCAAAAATAAAAG GTCCACAATATCTGGAAGGTATGTGGGCATATATCTATCCCGATCTTTTAAAAGCAATTGATACAGAACCAGAATCTGATGTCCTGTTGGAACTACTTTACTCTTTGGCCAGATGTATTGAAACACTCGGTGCTGGTTGCTTAGAAACACAACCCATGGCTGATCTTCTGCATATATTAGATAAATTACTTAATAAACATTTTGAAAGAGCAGTGGCCAGATTAGAAAAACGTAAGGATGAAGATTATGATGAG gtTGTTGAAGAACAACTTGCTGACGAAGACGATGAAGATGTATATACGTTAAGTAAAATAGCAGATATTGTACATGCTGCACTTACCACTCACAAGTCTTCGTTCTTCCCATTCTTTGATCAAATTTGTGGACATTTTGCAAAATTGTTAAGTCCTGAGAGATCTTGGTCGGATCATCAATGGGCGTTATGTATCTTTGACGATGTGATACAATACGGTGGGCCTGATTGTGCAAAATATCAAGAATACTTTTTGCGACCAATGATACAATATGTATCGGATAAATCGGCAGAAGTTCGACAAGCAGCAGCTTATGGTTGCGGTGTTTTGGGTCAATATGGAGGAGAAGCATTTGCTCAAGCATGTGCAGAAGCCTTACCTAGGTTAATGGAAGTTATAAATGATCCAGAATCTAGATCGCCAGAAAATGTTAATCCTACTGAAAATGCTATTTCTGCAGTAACAAAAATTCTTAAGTATAACAATAAAGCAATTAATGTTGATGAAATTCTTCCCCATTG GCTTTCTTGGCTACCAGTAGTACAAGATGAAGATGAAGCACCCTATGTTTATGGATATCTTTGCGATTTAATTGAAGCAAATCATGTAGCGGTTTTAGGTCCAAATAATGCAAATCTACCTCGGCTAATAAGTTTCTTTGCAGAAGCATTACACAAAGATGCAGTATCTACGGATAATTCAGTTATGGGCAGAATTCTTAGTATCGTTAGACAAATAGAA AACAACGAGTCTATGTTCCAGGCATGCATAAACGCATTAACAGCAGATCAACAACAAGCATTACATAAGGCACTTCGTGCACAGCCTACTAATTAG